One Actinomadura viridis genomic region harbors:
- a CDS encoding TauD/TfdA family dioxygenase has product MSAMPHRTLPAVQARDLYDACAASAAGPEDGYGAYWDRCRDLAAGRAGAPLRQWLEPVRAYGLGLLSGVRLDEPLPATPHERGAAPSLPVADAVIGAVAASLGVLFTIDGKADPRHVHDVHYIPEDAPTQLGTGCSRLEWHVEDGCHPTRPDWVILLCLRGGPDVVTSVARCEDMRFSRQERELLTGTPVRLSLDDSFQGAGDQEFSVPTLSTTRQGLEIIYDPAYTVAGTATERIVSLVSREAAKVRHDVVLQAGDLLVFNNRRAIHARTGFDPSKGSGERWVKRALVLADPAQARWCSPGVVHA; this is encoded by the coding sequence ATGAGCGCCATGCCCCATCGCACGCTGCCGGCCGTCCAGGCACGCGATCTCTACGACGCCTGCGCGGCCAGCGCGGCCGGACCGGAGGACGGGTACGGCGCCTACTGGGACCGTTGCCGGGACCTCGCCGCCGGCCGGGCCGGCGCCCCCCTACGCCAGTGGCTCGAGCCGGTCCGTGCGTACGGCCTGGGCCTGCTGTCGGGCGTGCGGCTCGACGAGCCCCTGCCCGCGACCCCGCACGAACGAGGCGCGGCACCGTCCCTGCCCGTCGCCGACGCCGTCATCGGCGCCGTCGCGGCGAGCCTCGGCGTGCTGTTCACGATCGACGGGAAAGCCGACCCGAGGCATGTCCATGACGTCCACTACATCCCGGAGGACGCACCGACCCAGCTGGGCACGGGCTGCTCGCGGCTGGAATGGCACGTGGAGGACGGCTGCCACCCGACGCGCCCGGACTGGGTCATCCTGCTGTGCTTACGGGGCGGGCCGGATGTCGTCACGTCCGTGGCCCGGTGCGAGGACATGCGGTTCTCCCGCCAGGAACGGGAACTCCTCACGGGAACACCGGTGAGGCTGAGCCTTGACGACTCCTTCCAAGGGGCCGGTGACCAGGAGTTCAGCGTGCCGACGCTCAGCACCACCCGGCAGGGACTCGAGATCATCTACGACCCCGCCTACACCGTGGCCGGCACCGCGACCGAACGGATCGTCTCGCTGGTGTCCCGCGAGGCCGCCAAGGTCAGGCACGACGTGGTCCTCCAAGCCGGTGACCTGCTCGTCTTCAACAACCGGCGGGCGATCCACGCGCGCACCGGCTTCGACCCGTCGAAGGGCTCCGGTGAACGCTGGGTCAAGCGAGCGCTGGTGCTCGCCGACCCCGCGCAGGCCCGGTGGTGCTCCCCTGGAGTCGTCCATGCCTGA
- a CDS encoding pyridoxal phosphate-dependent aminotransferase, whose protein sequence is MPEAARAGLTNTEYERLALAGGVNLSDGHARIPLDAVQRSIIATLPDLFHGLERRSQGDLEAELLEAFFGLCGQRSALDAPGLFLTFSASSALKMIAQVCRRRSLPVLLIEPVFDNIRHFLQYEEVPIIAVEESVLATADRLPRVPGPAALWVVLPNNPTGFCLTEEQFAELAAQCRTRDYTLIVDASFRPHAPSLTQWDMYGVLRSSGADHLVVEDTGKTWSLHDMKVGISVASARYAADLYTLHDQLLLNVSPFHLSVLTAFIRDSQERGLRTTVGAAVERNRRVVHRLVDGGGFEHHGDCRNVPMELLGVPQGTDAHRFWEVCRRGGVEVLPAQNYYWNSAKGDRLFRVPLARPTGDVTAACEVLRRMCEPAMAKTP, encoded by the coding sequence ATGCCTGAAGCCGCCCGTGCGGGCCTGACCAACACCGAATACGAACGGCTGGCGCTCGCCGGGGGAGTCAACCTTTCGGACGGGCATGCCAGGATCCCTCTGGACGCGGTCCAGCGGTCCATCATCGCGACCCTGCCCGATCTCTTCCACGGCCTGGAACGGCGGAGCCAGGGCGATCTGGAGGCGGAGCTGCTGGAGGCGTTCTTCGGTCTCTGCGGCCAGCGCTCGGCACTCGACGCGCCCGGCCTGTTCCTGACCTTCTCCGCGTCCTCGGCCCTGAAGATGATCGCTCAGGTCTGCCGGCGGCGGTCGCTGCCGGTGCTCCTCATCGAGCCGGTCTTCGACAACATCCGGCACTTCCTTCAGTACGAGGAGGTCCCGATCATCGCGGTCGAGGAATCGGTCCTCGCCACCGCGGACCGGCTGCCGCGTGTCCCGGGCCCGGCCGCCCTCTGGGTGGTGCTGCCGAACAACCCCACCGGCTTCTGTCTCACCGAGGAGCAGTTCGCCGAACTCGCCGCACAGTGCCGCACCAGGGACTACACGCTCATCGTCGACGCGAGCTTCAGGCCCCATGCGCCCTCCCTCACCCAATGGGACATGTACGGGGTGCTGCGGTCCAGCGGCGCCGACCATCTGGTGGTCGAGGACACCGGCAAGACCTGGTCGCTGCACGACATGAAGGTGGGCATCAGCGTCGCCTCGGCCCGGTACGCGGCGGACCTCTACACCCTCCACGACCAGCTGCTGCTCAACGTGTCGCCGTTCCACCTCAGCGTGCTGACGGCCTTCATCCGTGACTCCCAGGAACGCGGGCTCCGCACCACCGTCGGGGCGGCGGTCGAAAGGAACCGCAGGGTCGTGCATCGGCTCGTCGACGGCGGCGGGTTCGAGCACCATGGGGACTGCCGCAACGTCCCCATGGAGCTCCTGGGCGTCCCCCAAGGGACGGACGCGCATCGCTTCTGGGAGGTATGCCGCCGCGGCGGTGTCGAAGTGCTCCCGGCGCAGAACTACTACTGGAACTCGGCCAAGGGCGATCGGCTCTTCCGGGTGCCGCTCGCGCGTCCCACGGGGGACGTCACCGCCGCCTGCGAGGTATTGCGGCGGATGTGCGAACCGGCCATGGCCAAGACGCCATGA
- a CDS encoding NUDIX hydrolase produces the protein MRPEALTRRPADARVVHDGPIFKAWQWEQRLFDGSSRRYEVLTRRDTVLVLPVTPDRQVLLASERQPGVRERLHTIGGRIEDGETPEDAAARELGEEAALSASRLVLWAAWQPLSKIDWAVYLYWAGGLSDTATAGADPGEMIHLLSLPADDLLRFREVGRIQDMELEYRLGRASMLEEERAIMEDTFHRAWRDDA, from the coding sequence ATGCGCCCCGAAGCGCTTACCCGCCGTCCGGCCGACGCGCGTGTGGTCCATGACGGGCCGATCTTCAAGGCATGGCAGTGGGAACAGCGGCTCTTCGATGGAAGTTCCCGCCGCTACGAGGTGCTCACGCGGCGCGACACCGTGCTCGTGCTGCCCGTCACGCCCGACCGGCAGGTCCTCCTCGCCTCGGAACGGCAGCCCGGCGTCCGGGAACGGCTGCACACGATCGGCGGCCGGATCGAGGACGGGGAGACCCCCGAGGACGCGGCGGCCAGGGAACTGGGTGAAGAGGCCGCCCTCTCCGCGAGCAGGCTCGTCCTGTGGGCGGCATGGCAGCCGCTGAGCAAGATCGACTGGGCCGTCTACCTCTACTGGGCGGGCGGGCTCTCGGACACCGCCACCGCCGGCGCCGACCCGGGAGAGATGATCCACCTGCTGTCCCTGCCGGCGGACGACCTCCTGCGGTTCCGGGAAGTCGGGCGGATCCAGGACATGGAACTGGAGTACCGGCTCGGACGGGCCAGCATGCTCGAAGAAGAGCGGGCGATCATGGAGGACACCTTCCACCGGGCTTGGAGGGATGACGCATGA
- a CDS encoding YdcF family protein, whose translation MRRRTGVALAAAAALAWGEWLNWRWSRTLVGDSGGAAEAVVVLGYRNPQATANLINRWRVRAGIRSIAADSTQAARVIFSGGATGSGAAEARLMADYARSVLAFDGTVLLEDRSGTTWENITNVIPLLEDIDRIKIASQPAHALKARAYLRRQRPDLAERLVRADDYRPGEWMIVKPLLALYGLWTLRGLRTDERKISL comes from the coding sequence ATGCGACGAAGGACAGGAGTGGCGTTAGCCGCGGCGGCAGCCCTGGCCTGGGGCGAGTGGCTGAACTGGCGCTGGTCTCGAACGCTCGTGGGTGACAGTGGGGGCGCTGCCGAGGCTGTGGTCGTGCTGGGATACCGGAATCCCCAGGCGACAGCGAACTTGATCAACCGCTGGCGAGTCCGCGCTGGAATCCGATCCATCGCCGCTGACAGTACGCAGGCCGCTCGCGTGATCTTCAGCGGCGGTGCGACCGGCAGTGGCGCCGCAGAGGCCCGGTTGATGGCCGACTACGCCAGGTCGGTGCTCGCGTTCGACGGCACAGTGCTCCTCGAAGATCGAAGCGGGACGACTTGGGAGAACATCACGAACGTGATCCCACTGCTCGAAGACATCGACCGCATCAAGATCGCCTCTCAACCGGCCCATGCACTCAAGGCCCGGGCGTACTTGCGGCGGCAGCGCCCTGACCTGGCCGAGAGGCTCGTGCGTGCGGATGACTACCGTCCTGGCGAGTGGATGATCGTCAAACCGCTGCTGGCTCTGTACGGGCTCTGGACGCTCCGAGGTCTCAGAACCGACGAACGGAAGATCTCGCTGTAG